CGGGCCGACGGTCGAAAACCACGTCGCCGCCGACGCGGACCTCATAGATCGGCGTGACGCTCCCTGAACCGACCCTCTTCACGCGGTCGTCGCACGACCCGACGCAGGGCGTGCTTCTCGCATCTCCATGAGACTCATCGGGGACGCCGAAGTCCCCCCCGTCGCCCCGATCACGGGCGCGCCCTCGTCGTCCGGATCCAGGCCGATCCCGCGAAGCCAGACGGCCGCGGCGGCGCGTATCGACGAGATCTCGGAATGTCGGGGAATTCCGCAATCTGGGGTGTTGCGGCGCGCCTTATATCGATCTAGGCTACTGGATGAACCATGCACGCGTCCCCCACTTGCGAGGGTCAACGATGAAGTTCGTCCTGTATCGGGATAAGCGCGGCGAATATCGGTGGCGGCTGGTGGCCTCGAACGGCAAGATCATCGCCACCAGCAGCGAGGGCTACAAGGACAAGCGGGATTGCCAGGCGATGATCGACGCCATTCGCAAGAATGGATCGGCGACGATGGTCGTGGACGAAGTCGCGGCCAAGTGACGCTTGCGCAAGTCGGGTCGACGCCGCGATTTCGCGGCCCATTTCCGGCGATTTCGTCGAGAACCTTCGGGCCGTCGAGATCGTAGTATTCCTATGAGCATCACCATCGATCGACCGACCACGAAATCGCCCGTGGCGCTGGCCAGGGCGGCCCTGACCGTCGCGTGCGAGACGCTGCCAGCGTACTCGTCGAAGTTCTCACGCAAGGACTTCACCCAGCATCAGCTCTTCGCCATGCTGGCCGTCCGTCGTTTCCTGAAGCTCGACTACCGCGGCCTGGAAGTCCTCCTCCGCGAGTGGGCCGAGCTGCGCGAGGCCCTGGGGCTCCGCAAGGTCCCCGACCACTCGACGATCCAGAAGGCGGCCCGACGCCTGCTGGCGACCGACGCCCCCGTCCTCGGCTGGTTCGGCCCGCCGAGGTCGCCCCGCCGCGCGGCCTGAGCCGACGCGCCCCGTCCGCCGGCCTCTTCATCTTCGGGCCGACCGTTGAGCCGCACGGATCGCCTCGGCGGCCCAGGAGACGAGCAGCTCCGGGTCGCCGAGGACCCCTTGCGGCACCTCGTAATACGACTTCAACGTCTGCCGCTCGCTGGGCCGGAACGGCCCCATGCCGGCCGCCAGGTACTCCGGCTCCGACTCCACGTCGACCTTGAAATAGAGCCGCTCCCGGAACGCGAGCGCGAAGATCCTCCCCCGCTGATAGATCCCGCGGCCGCCGAACATCGCCCGGCTCGTGACCTCGCCCAGCGGGGAGAGCCGCTCGAGGACGTCGACGAACCAGGCCTGGGAGGGCTTCTCGCGGCTCGCGGGTCGACCGCCGCGCCGGGATCGTTCAGGCATGGTCCAGGATCTCAAGCCCGTATCTCGGGGCGGCTTCGCGCAATCGCGCGACGTCCTCGGGAGTCGGCGGGATCGGCGGCGAGTCGGGCCCTTCCAGTTTCGCGCCGACCTCCATGAAATAGTCGTCCAGGCCGGCGGGCGTCACGGCGATGATCAGCTTGCCGGCGTCCGGGCCGACGTTCCGGAACCGGTGCGGGACGTCGCGACGCCCGAGCAGC
The DNA window shown above is from Paludisphaera mucosa and carries:
- a CDS encoding YegP family protein; this encodes MKFVLYRDKRGEYRWRLVASNGKIIATSSEGYKDKRDCQAMIDAIRKNGSATMVVDEVAAK
- a CDS encoding transposase — encoded protein: MALARAALTVACETLPAYSSKFSRKDFTQHQLFAMLAVRRFLKLDYRGLEVLLREWAELREALGLRKVPDHSTIQKAARRLLATDAPVLGWFGPPRSPRRAA
- a CDS encoding TfoX/Sxy family protein, yielding MPERSRRGGRPASREKPSQAWFVDVLERLSPLGEVTSRAMFGGRGIYQRGRIFALAFRERLYFKVDVESEPEYLAAGMGPFRPSERQTLKSYYEVPQGVLGDPELLVSWAAEAIRAAQRSARR